The bacterium genomic interval ATCCATCTTGAAGAGTCGCTAAGATTTGAAATCAGATAGTCAACAACTTCCGGATGTGTTTTGCCATATTTTGACACTGCACTAATTACAGCCGTACGCAGCCTGCCGGGATTTTCGGAAGTCCCGTATTTGAGAATTTCGCCAACCATTCCAGGACATTCAAGTTTTGAAAATGCTCTGATTGCAGCACTTCTGATTTTGTCGTTGAATGAGTTCATTGCAAGAGCTTTTTTAATAACAGGCAGAGCTTTTGCGGTATCCAGCTGAGCAATTGCCCTGATTGATGAACCTATCACGTATAAACTGGAATCAGCAGCAAAAATTTGCTGAATAAACGGAACAAGGGAAGCATCCTTGTATTTGGCAAGAGCAGAAACAGCTGAGGCTCTTACTTTACTGTCATGGTCGTGAGCTGCTTTTTTTAATTCTTCTATTGCCCATTTGGGACGCACTTCCCCCAAGAATCGTGCTGTATTGTTTCTCACTGTACTAAAGCTGTCATTAATCATACTTAATGCAGCGGCTTTTTGTACATCAGGATCGTCTTTATATTTTTTCTGTAACTTGTTTAAGGCTTCAATCCTATCTATTCCTCTGTCAGCATGTGCCAGTTGGAACAGATACTCAGCTTTGCTTTTATTGAATTTAATGGTTTTTAAGATGTTATTTCCCGGATCAAAAAGTACAAGTTCCGGTTTTGCTTTGCATTTTATCAGGATTGTTGTGTCTGCAGCAGCAATGCATATCTTTTCCGGTTTTTTCTGAGAGCCTGTAAATACTTCAATCTTTACAGGCATACGGAAAGTTGTAGTCAGAGGTTCTTTTATCTGCTTCTGCTGAATGCGGAGGGAAATGGTTTTTAAAGAGTCAATCCATGATTGATTAACAACATATTTTGGGTAGCCTGCATAATAAACCCATTCGTTAAAAAACCAGTGTAAATTTTTATTGGTTGCTTCTTCAAAAGCTTTTTCCAGGTCATCCGATCCAACTACTTTTCCGGCGTTTACAACCCCATATAGATGGATTCCTTTCCAGAACAGCTCGTCACCGAGTACATAGCGCAGCATGTGAAGGACCCATGCCCCTTTCTGGTATGAATGGCGGTCTAACATCTGTCCGTGGTTTTGGAATTTAAGCCCTGCAAGAGAACGCCTGTACGTTGTGGAGTCTTCCATCATATAAATGTTTTTATAACTGGACATTTCATAATCAAATGCATCTCTGCCAAGAGTGTGCTCTTTCCAAAGAGCTTCAAAGTATGTTGCAAAACCTTCGTTTAACCATACGCTCGGCCAGTCATGGCATGTTAAAAGATCTCCCCACCATTGATGGGCAAGTTCGTGTGAAATAAGAGATTCTGCTGTACGGTCGATATTGTTCTGTTTGTCTGTCAGAGAGCCTGAAGTGAGTGTCGTTGCGGAAATATTCTCCATTCCGCCGTACATGAATTTATCAACAACAGTCTGGGCATATTTTGAATAGGGATATTCAATGCCGATTTTATCTGAGAAGAATTTTATCATGTCAGGGGTCTTGCTGAAAGTGGCCTTGACATATTTTTCCTGATCAGGATGGACATAGTACTGAACCGGAATCTTCTTGTAGTAGTCTTCAAACTTTTTGTAATTGCCTGCAACAAAAGAGGTCAGGTATGTTACGTGCGGAATATCAATCTTCCAGTGGAATGTTCTTGTGGAATCCTGTTTATTTTCAATGACATTTATCAGTTTACCGTTTGAGATTGCAATATTGGGTTTCTTTGTTGTTATGAACATTTCGCTTGTTGCTCTGTCATTGGGGAAATCCCAACATGGAAACCAGTAGTGGTTTTCCTCTTCCTCCCCCTGAGTGTATATTTCAAAATGTGGATTTTTAGAATTTTTGTCCGGAAGCACAAAATAGAGGCCTTTTTTTGCATCAGTGACATTGTAAATAATTGATATTTTTACAGTATCGGAAGATAGATAGCTTCTGTTGAGGAATATGATTAATTTATCAGAAGTTTTGCGGAATTTCAGGCCTTTCCCTGTTGGAAGCTTTACAGATTCAATTTTCATTTCTGCAGCATCAAGAACAACGGAATCAAGTTTTGCTTTAATGGGAGACAAGCTTATGAATTCTTTACCGTAAAGAGTTTTCTGCTCCGGATTAAAGGAAATATGCAGAGTGTAGTTGATAACTGAGAAGTCTCTTTCCGGTGCGTGGTGAATAGTACCTTTTATCTCGTGGATGTCTGCAAAAAGCAGTGATGCAGAGAAGACAGCAAGTAAGAATATAGCTGAATACAGCATAGAAAACAACTTGAAACGCCGGTTCATCTTAAAACCTCCTTTGTAAATTTTTTTATTTAGGCGGAATAATTTCCGAGGTATATATTTTACAAATATATATCTTAAATGTCTACGATTATTTATCGGAATTGTTGCATTAATTTACTTTTCAATTGTATGAAAATATGTGGGCCCTTTTTCTTGTGATTGGTGCTCAACAATTTAAAAGGAGATTGCCATTTTTCATATACTTTTTAACATAACATCTGTGTTGAAATATATAGGTAATTATAACCAAATCTTGCATGTAAGAAAGAGATTATGATAATAAAATGGCCAGATTCAGTTTAAAGATAGTCTAACTTTTATTATTTTCGGTACGACACTTTTTTCAAAAAAAAGTGCCCAAAAAACGCCGGCTGCTGCAAATATCCTAAAAATGTCAAAAAGCTCTCTGAATCAAATAAACCCGTCCTGATTTCTTTATCTGATTGTAAATATAGTAAAATCGGGACTCAAACAGAATTTGATTCCGGGCGTTCGCTTTTTAACATTTTTTTAACGGAGATTAGCAGATGCCGGCATTCCCTGCCAACCATTTTTGTAAAATCATTGTATTGTATTTTATTAGCCTAAATTTAATATTCCTGTACATTACCAACTCATTTCAAAATAGAAACGAATATAAATAATTCTCTCCCGGGATTGAATAAAATCTTGTAATATACCTGATTTTTTATTACTTTTACAGGATTGTCTGAAACAGTTTTTTATTACTATATCTGTTTCATTGATAAATCATAAATAAATCAGGTATTCAAATAGAAGGAATATTTATGTGTCTTGCGGTTCCCATGCAATTGGAAGAGGTTGATGGTGATAAAGGAATTGTTACAATAGGCGGAGCAAAAAGAGAGATTGGGCTTCACTTACTTCCTGATTCAAAGATCGGAGATTTTGTGCTTGTCCATGCAGGCTTTGCCATACAGAAGATTGACGAGAAAGAGGCCATGGAGACGCTTGAACTGTTCAGACAAATGGAGAGGCTGGCGTGAAGTATGTGGATGAGTTCCGCAGGCAGGGCCCGGCAGAGGCACTTGCCAAAAATATAAAAACAATTTCGCGGGACATTCAAATGACTTTTATGGAGGTCTGCGGTACCCACACAATGGCAATAGCACGCAGCGGTATACGCGAGATGCTGCCTCCCAATGTAAAACTGATTTCAGGCCCCGGGTGCCCGGTCTGTGTAACTCCCAATAAGACTATTGACTATGCAATAGCACTGGCCGGACTGCCTGATACTATTATTACGACATTCGGTGATATGATGAGAGTCCCGGGTTCCTATTCAAGCCTCTTAAAAGAACGGTCAAAAAAGAATAATATTCAGGTTGTAACTTCAACAATAGATGCTCTTAACGTTGCACGTACCAATCCTGATAAAAATGTTATTTTTATAGGTGTGGGGTTTGAAACAACTGCTCCGACAATAGCAGCATCAATTGTCATGGCAGAAAATGAAAATATAACAAACTATTTTGTACTTGCAGCACATAAGGTGATGCCTCCTCCCATGGAGGCATTAAGCAGGGGAGATATAAGCCTCAGCGGATATATCTGCCCCGGGCATGTAAGCACTATAATAGGGTCTGAAAGTTATAACTTCCTTGCTGATAAGTACGGGATTGCATGTGTAGTAGCGGGGTTTGAACCTCTTGATATACTTAAGAGTATTGCAATGCTTGCAAAACAGGTATCTGAAAATAATCCTAAAGTGGAAATTGAGTATAAAAGGGCTGTTACTCCAAAGGGAAATGAAGCTGCACAGGCAATTATGAATAAAGTCTTTGAAGAGTGCGACTCCGAGTGGAGGGGAATAGGAATCATTCCGGGCAGCGGGCTTAAAATAAACAGCTCATACATGGATTTTGATGCAGAACTTAAATTCCGGCCAGAACTTCCTCCTGTAAAAGAGGTTAAGGGATGCAGGTGCGGAGAAGTTCTTCAGGGCAAGGTAATACCTCCGGAGTGCCCGTTTTTCGGAAACAAGTGTACTCCGGCAGAACCTCTCGGAGCGTGCATGGTTTCTACAGAAGGGACATGCGCTGCTTTTTATAAATATCTGAGGCATAGATAAATAACAGAGGAATTAATTTTGAACAGCAGCGAAGAATCTTTTATAACTCTTGCTCACGGCGGAGGCGGAACTCTTACTCAGCAGCTTATTGATGATATATTTGTACCTGGTTTTAAGAATAGTTATCTTGAGCCTTTAAATGACAGCGCTCTTCTCCGGGGTGTTTCAGAACGTGCTGCATTTACGACAGACTCATTTACTGTTGATCCCATATTTTTCCCGGGTGGTGATATAGGATATCTTGCAGTCTGCGGTACTGTCAATGATCTTGCTGTTTCAGGAGCAGTACCGAAATTTCTGAGCATCGGAATGATTATTGAAGAGGGGCTTTCGTTCTCAGATTTGAAAAAAATTGTCAGTTCAGTTAAAAAAGCTGCTGATGAGGCAGGAGTAAAAATCGTTACAGGTGATACAAAGGTAGTGGAAAAGGGCAAAGGAGACGGTATTTTTATTAATACTTCGGGAATCGGTATATTCAACCACAATAAAACCTTTATCCCTGCAAATATTCAGCGGGGCGACAAAATTATTGTCAACCGAGATATCGGGTGTCACGGTATGGCTGTTATTACTG includes:
- a CDS encoding HEAT repeat domain-containing protein, encoding MNRRFKLFSMLYSAIFLLAVFSASLLFADIHEIKGTIHHAPERDFSVINYTLHISFNPEQKTLYGKEFISLSPIKAKLDSVVLDAAEMKIESVKLPTGKGLKFRKTSDKLIIFLNRSYLSSDTVKISIIYNVTDAKKGLYFVLPDKNSKNPHFEIYTQGEEEENHYWFPCWDFPNDRATSEMFITTKKPNIAISNGKLINVIENKQDSTRTFHWKIDIPHVTYLTSFVAGNYKKFEDYYKKIPVQYYVHPDQEKYVKATFSKTPDMIKFFSDKIGIEYPYSKYAQTVVDKFMYGGMENISATTLTSGSLTDKQNNIDRTAESLISHELAHQWWGDLLTCHDWPSVWLNEGFATYFEALWKEHTLGRDAFDYEMSSYKNIYMMEDSTTYRRSLAGLKFQNHGQMLDRHSYQKGAWVLHMLRYVLGDELFWKGIHLYGVVNAGKVVGSDDLEKAFEEATNKNLHWFFNEWVYYAGYPKYVVNQSWIDSLKTISLRIQQKQIKEPLTTTFRMPVKIEVFTGSQKKPEKICIAAADTTILIKCKAKPELVLFDPGNNILKTIKFNKSKAEYLFQLAHADRGIDRIEALNKLQKKYKDDPDVQKAAALSMINDSFSTVRNNTARFLGEVRPKWAIEELKKAAHDHDSKVRASAVSALAKYKDASLVPFIQQIFAADSSLYVIGSSIRAIAQLDTAKALPVIKKALAMNSFNDKIRSAAIRAFSKLECPGMVGEILKYGTSENPGRLRTAVISAVSKYGKTHPEVVDYLISNLSDSSRWIKLRTISTLRKINKPEVIEAFKKATEKETDKRIKKSMQRAIKHLQRKKL
- the hypD gene encoding hydrogenase formation protein HypD, encoding MKYVDEFRRQGPAEALAKNIKTISRDIQMTFMEVCGTHTMAIARSGIREMLPPNVKLISGPGCPVCVTPNKTIDYAIALAGLPDTIITTFGDMMRVPGSYSSLLKERSKKNNIQVVTSTIDALNVARTNPDKNVIFIGVGFETTAPTIAASIVMAENENITNYFVLAAHKVMPPPMEALSRGDISLSGYICPGHVSTIIGSESYNFLADKYGIACVVAGFEPLDILKSIAMLAKQVSENNPKVEIEYKRAVTPKGNEAAQAIMNKVFEECDSEWRGIGIIPGSGLKINSSYMDFDAELKFRPELPPVKEVKGCRCGEVLQGKVIPPECPFFGNKCTPAEPLGACMVSTEGTCAAFYKYLRHR
- the hypE gene encoding hydrogenase expression/formation protein HypE — translated: MTEELILNSSEESFITLAHGGGGTLTQQLIDDIFVPGFKNSYLEPLNDSALLRGVSERAAFTTDSFTVDPIFFPGGDIGYLAVCGTVNDLAVSGAVPKFLSIGMIIEEGLSFSDLKKIVSSVKKAADEAGVKIVTGDTKVVEKGKGDGIFINTSGIGIFNHNKTFIPANIQRGDKIIVNRDIGCHGMAVITARKNYGFTNRVKSDVAPLNHLIEKIIESGAAIRVMRDATRGGLATVLNEIAEAAHKTLIVEEKEIPVTEQVRGACEILGFDPVYVANEGVAVIFTAPEDADELISVMKRDKNGENSRIIGTVGDESDGMVVMNTTIGSSRVLDLLTGEMLPRIC
- a CDS encoding HypC/HybG/HupF family hydrogenase formation chaperone; this translates as MCLAVPMQLEEVDGDKGIVTIGGAKREIGLHLLPDSKIGDFVLVHAGFAIQKIDEKEAMETLELFRQMERLA